A region from the Hypericibacter adhaerens genome encodes:
- a CDS encoding flagellin N-terminal helical domain-containing protein: protein MSLNVISNYAANVAHRNLMTSDSQATSSLAKLSSGSRVVSAKDDAAAMAIGARLNSTVNALKQASVNAGQGVSMLQIADGAMARVNDVLVRMKTLSVQAGSGQLSSTERGMLDTEYQSLVSEVTRIAAATDFNGQQLVNGSLTTVQTSNTSSAFLVADGVASITAHGLTASTSDNYTLSYDGTTGHTFTLTGPGGTSYTGQISSSAYDSSSAMSTGTAVKLTAANTSSVGDIVISLNTAFDAATTVAASTNNGMHFTGSDTTSFSYKVGAGTDATKDVITVSVNGINAANLGLTGTDITTAATADAASDLISAAIDTLNTARSTVGAYQNRLQFASDNLASAIENSEAARSNLLDLDIAQEMTTFTSKQILTQAGVSMLAQANQMPQNLLKLFQ from the coding sequence ATGTCTCTTAACGTTATCTCCAACTACGCCGCGAACGTCGCGCATCGCAACCTGATGACGTCGGACTCGCAGGCGACTTCCTCGCTCGCCAAGCTGTCCTCGGGCAGCCGTGTCGTGTCGGCGAAAGACGACGCCGCCGCGATGGCGATCGGTGCGCGCTTGAACAGCACCGTCAACGCTCTGAAGCAGGCTTCGGTCAACGCCGGTCAGGGCGTGTCGATGCTCCAGATCGCGGACGGCGCCATGGCTCGTGTCAACGACGTTCTGGTCCGCATGAAGACGCTGTCGGTGCAGGCGGGTTCGGGTCAGCTTTCTTCGACCGAACGCGGCATGCTCGACACCGAGTACCAGTCTCTGGTGTCGGAAGTGACTCGTATCGCGGCGGCGACCGACTTCAACGGTCAGCAGCTCGTGAACGGCTCGCTGACCACGGTGCAGACCAGCAACACCTCGTCGGCCTTCCTCGTGGCCGACGGCGTTGCCAGCATCACGGCTCATGGCCTGACGGCGTCGACGTCGGACAACTACACGCTGTCCTACGACGGCACGACCGGCCATACCTTCACGCTGACGGGTCCGGGCGGCACGAGCTACACCGGCCAGATCAGCTCCAGCGCCTATGACAGCAGCAGCGCCATGAGCACCGGCACGGCCGTGAAGCTGACGGCCGCCAACACCAGCAGCGTTGGCGACATCGTCATCTCGCTCAATACCGCCTTCGACGCTGCGACGACCGTTGCGGCTTCGACGAACAACGGCATGCACTTCACGGGCTCGGACACGACCTCGTTCTCGTACAAGGTCGGTGCGGGCACGGATGCGACCAAGGACGTGATCACGGTTTCGGTCAACGGCATCAATGCGGCCAACCTCGGCCTGACCGGCACCGACATCACCACGGCCGCGACGGCTGACGCCGCCTCGGATCTGATCAGCGCCGCCATCGACACGCTGAACACCGCGCGTTCGACGGTCGGTGCCTATCAGAACCGCCTCCAGTTCGCCTCCGACAACCTCGCGTCGGCGATCGAGAACTCGGAAGCGGCCCGTTCGAACCTGCTCGACCTGGACATCGCCCAGGAAATGACGACGTTCACGTCGAAGCAGATCCTGACCCAGGCTGGTGTGTCGATGTTGGCCCAGGCCAACCAGATGCCCCAGAACCTGCTGAAGCTGTTCCAGTAA
- a CDS encoding flagellar protein FlaG, whose amino-acid sequence MEIRGSSQSPAPAQSNDPSPLPTGGAASSEAIAAQRQAVGERDLNDAVTMSPSMEMPKMPFTRAELSVDRSTQRYVARIVDRNNGKMVAEYPTEAQLKLYAISRELLGKLMKAEA is encoded by the coding sequence ATGGAAATCCGCGGAAGCTCCCAGTCCCCGGCCCCGGCGCAAAGCAACGATCCGTCGCCCCTGCCCACCGGCGGGGCGGCGAGCTCCGAGGCCATTGCCGCGCAGCGCCAGGCTGTCGGTGAACGCGATCTTAACGATGCGGTGACAATGTCACCGTCGATGGAGATGCCCAAGATGCCCTTCACAAGGGCAGAGCTCAGCGTCGACCGGTCGACCCAGCGCTATGTGGCGAGGATCGTCGATCGCAACAACGGCAAAATGGTCGCCGAATATCCGACCGAGGCCCAGCTCAAGCTCTATGCGATCTCGCGCGAGCTGCTGGGGAAACTGATGAAGGCAGAGGCCTGA